The genomic DNA TCCGATTAGGGTACTCTTGCCATCGTCGACGCTGCCGCAGGTAATGAATCTGAGCGTGTCCTGGTTTTGCTGCGACGCCAGGAACTCCTCCATGGTCACTGCGGGAGCGCGCGACGCTTGGGCAGATGGTATTTTGCGGGGCATCAGAAATATCCTTCCTGCTTTTTCTTTTCCATGCTGGCCGAGGCGTCGGCATCAATGGCCCGCCCCTGCCGTTCCGAACTGCGCGCGCCGATCAACTCAAGGATGATCTCGGACAGCGATTCTGCATCGGATTCGATCGCACCCGTCAACGGATAGCAGCCGAGGGTGCGAAAACGTACTTTGCGCTTCTCCACGACTTCGCCGGGCAACAGCTTCATGCGGGCATCATCAACCATCAGCAGCATGCCATTGCGCACGACCACCGGACGTTCCTTGGCAAAGTACAGCGGCACCACCGGGATGTTCTCGCGGTAGATGTACTGCCAGATATCCAGTTCGGTCCAGTTCGATAGAGGAAATACGCGGATGCTCTCACCCTTGCGTTTGCGCGCATTGTAGAGATTCCAGAGTTCGGGCCGCTGGTTCTTCGGATCCCACTGATGCGTCTGCGTGCGGAACGAGAAAATTCGTTCTTTTGCGCGCGACTTCTCTTCGTCTCGGCGGGCGCCTCCAAACACCATATCGAACTGGAATTTGTCCAACGCCTGCTTCAGGCCTTCGGTCTTGGTGATGTCCGTATGCAGCGCCGACCCGTGGTCAAAAGGATTGATGTCCTTCGCGATGGCTTCAGGGTTGGTATGGACGAGCAGCTCAATGCCACTCTCGCGCGCCATGTGGTCGCGGAACTGGTACATCTCCCGGAACTTCCAGCGGGTATCGACGTGCAGCAGCGGAAAGGGTGGCGGCGCGGGATAGAACGCCTTGCGGGCAAGGTGCAGCATGACCGTGCTGTCCTTGCCCACTGAATACAACATCGCAGGGTGCTCCGACTCGGCAAACGCTTCGCGGATGATATGAATGCTCTCGGCTTCGAGTTGGTCAAGATGCGGCATTGATTGCCGATGCTCCCCGGCCTGACCGCCATGTCCCCGCTGTCCGCTCAAGATCAGCGGAGACGGATAGCTCAGCACGCTGACTTCCAGCTGCCCAGTGGGCCTGAATGCCCGGCAATAGGGCAACAACCATCCGTGCGGAAAGACGACAACGGGCTTGCCGACATACAGGCCAAGACGGTGCAAGCCGTCGTCCACGTCGGCCTGGCTCGGCTTGCCGATAGCCTCCAGTGGCACCCAATAGTGCGCGCCGCGCGCGTCGTTGGCATGCAAGCAGGCTCGCTGATTCGGCAAGTTCGACAATTGGGCGAACAGGACCAACTTGCGCTTGGCGCGAGCACGCTCCAGTTCTTGTGCCAACACCTGGGGCAGGGGCGGCTCCCCACCGTCGCTCCGCAGGGCTTCGACGGTCAGGGCAGGCGGCAGGATTCCCAGTTCATGCAGCCGACGTTCGGCCGTGCGCTTGGTGGCCGCTTGTCCTTGCCCCTTCAAATGATGGAATGCCTGGTCGGTGTCCCAGACCTGGATCGCATCCAGGCCCATCAAATTGTCTGTCACCATTTTCCGCCAATCCTGTCGCAATATGCGAAATTTTTCTCTATCTTACCAAAACAACCGCTTGATCTTTATATTTCGCGTAGAATATCCAAGAAATTTGCAAATTGCGACCATCACATCTTCGCCTCGCAAAGCGGCACCCCCTTTACCATGAAGCAAATCACGATTGTAGGGGCCGGCTTCAGCGGCTCATTGACGGCGGTGCACCTGCTACGCGGTGCCCCCATACCGCTGCACATTCGCCTGATCGAGCAAGCGGCAAACCAAGTTGCAAAGGGCCTAGCCTACAACACCACGCAGACCTGCCATTTGCTCAACGTACCTGCCGGCTCTATGAGCGCGTTTCCAGACGAGCCTGACCATTTTCTCAACTGGGCCCGGGCCAACTGCCGCGCCGAAACTCCCTGGGTGCCAGAGATCTCTCCAACGGCTTTTCTGCCCAGGGCCTGGTATGGCCTCTACCTGGCCCAGGTCTTGCGCGATGCCATCACCGCCGCCCAGGGCCGACATGCCATTGAAATTCTGACGGACGAAGTCACCTCCGTCACGCCGTCAGGTGAAGGCTACGATGTTCGGACGCGCCTCGGCGCGTGGTGGCACACCGAGCTCTGTGTGCTCGCCCTGGGCAATTTTGCCCAGATGCGCCCTGCCGACCCTCCCGTGTGCCACCGCAACCCATGGGCGCCCGACGTACTCGAAACCCTGCTGAAGACCCGACAATGCCTGTTGGTTGGCTCCGGCCTGACTACATTGGATTTGGTTGTCGCGCTGCGCACGAATCGCTACGCCGGAAAAATTCACATTGTTTCACGGCGCGGCCTGACTCCGCAGCGCCATCGCGCTTACGGACAGACCGCCGTGCTGGACCATGACGCATTGAAAGGCGGTAATCTGCGCGCGCTCGTGCGCGAAGTTCGTCAGCGTATCGCCACCCAAATGGATAAGGGTGGCGACTGGCGCAGCGTCATCGACGCGATGCGGCCACACAGTGCCCGCCTTTGGCTGTCCCTCTCCCTGTCCGATCGAAGGACATTCATGCGGCATGTCCGGCCCTACTGGGATAACCATCGGCATCGAACCGCCGCGCCGATCGATGACATCTTTCGCGCTGCGATGACGGACGGATCGATCCTCCTGCACCGCGCACGCGTGACGGGATACGAGGTCAGCGCTACGGGCGGAGTCACTGCCACGCTCCGGGGCTGTGGCCTGCCGCCCCGGCAGCTGGAGGTCGATCGGATTGTCTATTGCACAGGCCCCGAACCCGATCTCCAGAAGCTTGATGTCCCCCTGCTCCGACAGTTGTTCGCGGAAGGCCGGGTACAAACCAATCCCGTCGGCTTTGGCCTTGCCACGAACGCCTCGGGCGCCCTGATCGATGCCACCGGGCAAGCTTCACCCGCATTGTTCACAATCGGCCCCCCCACGAAAGGGCGGCTGTGGGAGACCACCGCGGTGCCCGAGCTCCGCATGCAGGCGATGGCGTTGGCCGCCACCTTGCTGAAGCAACTGGAACGCCTCCCCGCCCCTCACTAGCCCGGGCGCTGACGGAACCTGCGAAAAATGCACCGCTCCAGTCGTGTCAGACCTGTTTCCGATGCGCCATGATATGCAGATTGCGATTGTCCAACGTACGGGTTACACGGGAAAAACCGCACAGGTTCAACCAGTCGAGGATTTCGTCATACCGATATAAATCGTTGATGGCGGGACTGATCGCGTCGAAGTATCCGTGTACCAACTCCGCTGGGTAGATACCTTTCAGGTAATCCACCTTTTCGGAAAAGGTCATCGCAACCGTAGCGCGACGATGTTGCACGTACGTGTTGATCTCGCCGTATTCTCCGGGCCGAAATGGCTCGCCGTAGAGCATAAGGAACATCGAGCCGTCGGACTTCACGGCGGGAACGATATTGTCGAAGGCCCGCTTGGTGTCTCCGGTGTGGTGCAAAACGCCGTATGACCACACCAGATCGAACTGGTCATCGAACGGAAGGGGTTCCAGCAGATTCACCGCCTGATGGCGAAAACCTGGGAATTCTTCGCACAGGCGCCGCACGTTCTGCAGCCCATGTTCCGACTGGTCTACGGCCATGACGTTGGCCCCCAGTCTGGAAAATGCATAAGCCCATCGGCCATTGCCGCAACCCGCATCCAGGATCGATTTACCCTTGAACCATGCAGCCGGCAGCTGCGTGTAGGTTTCGATCAACTGGCTGGCATTGGTCACAAAAGCTTCATCGGTGACCAGATGGGCTCCCTCAGGCAGGATATCCCATTGCGTATTGAAACTGGCCCGGGTCTGGCTCATCCATTGGTGATACCGCTCGGATTCACCCAATAGGAATCGAAGATACTGTCTCGCTTCGCTTATCTCGTTCTGGAGATAGGTGAGTCGTTCCGCGAGGCGCTCTTCCAGAGTATGGACCTCGCTTTGCACTGCCGCCGCCACTGCCGGGTCCGGACCCATGATGCGGTCCCTGACGCGATACAGCCGGCGGCGTATCGCTTGTCCGATCCTTGATTTGAATCCCTGCGTCCAGCGACCACCCATTTCCTCATTCTCCTGCTCGATTCGGCATTGGGAATGCCGAACGCGATTGGCGTTTAACGTACGGAAATATGTTCTGGCTAAGTGCTTGTCACGACGGCAGATGCTACCACTGATAGTTGGGAAATGGCGGTGCGGTAGCGAGTCCGGCGCGATGGTACTCGAGCTCCTCCCCGCCAAGAGGGGCATTCAAGGGAGAGCGCCGCCAGCTCACCCGATGATTGGCGGCGGTGGCGTTGAGCAACGCTTGGTATTGTGGAAACCACAGATCGGACCCGTGGTTTTCCAAGAACCACTTTCGCGAAATTTCGCCGGCCTGCTTGCGCATGGCCGGATTGGACTGCAGCCCGAGCAACGCTTGCGCGACCTCCTCGGCGTTAATCGCCTGCAGGATCGGCGGCGCACCCGTTTCGCATAGCGCCTCATATTGGGCCACTTCCGTGCGTCCGATTACTGGAAGCCCCGTCGCCATGGCCTCCAGCCCGGCCGCCCCGAAGTAACCCAGGACAAACTGGTCTATGAACACATCGGCACTGCGCAAGTAATCCCGTACTTTCTCCTTGCCGGACAGCGGCAACCAGACCATGCGATCAGCGATACCCAACTTGGCAAGGGCGTCTTCCGCGAGCTCACGGTCATTGCCCCAGCTGGGAGCAACGAGCCGGGCTCCCGGACAGTGTTTCGCAAATTCGGCAAAACCTTCAATCGCGAGGGACGAGCCTTTATTCTTTTCGTCCAGCCGCGAGGTGGTGAGTACGAAGAAGTTGCCGCCACTGCGCGCCTCCCAACCCTGACGGGAATCTCCATGGCCAGGACGATACTGCGTCTGGTCCAGCGTCATGGGCAGGTAGATAAGATTCCTGAAGCCGTATCGGCGGGCATGCGCGTAGCTCCAGGGATTGGAAACCACGAACACCCGTGCATTGGCATACGCCAACCGTTGCAGATGGCCCAGCATGTCATCACGCGCCGCTTCCAACCAGATATCGCCCCCGGTCTGGGACACGACATAAGGCCGGTTCGCCAAGTATGACAAATAAGTCGACTGCGCTCCCCACAGCACATCTTTGCCGTGCAACGCCCGCAGCGTGGCCCGATATGGCCCCTCCACGTAAGGCAGGAAATGGCTTTTGTCGTAATCGCGCAGGAAAGGAAGTGGAAGCGATGTATCCGCTTCGTCCGGCAACCGTGCATACACCCCGGGTACCTTTCCCAAGCACACGCCAGCAGCATCCAGCTCTTCGACAGTGGCCGGGCCTTCGAGGATGCCGTCAAACTCCTCCCAAGCTGGCTGCCCCATCACAAATTTGTCATCTGGATGGAGGAAAATATCGATATCGAGTCCCTCTCGACGAAGCGCACGTGCCCGAAGGTACAGATTGTTCGCCAAATTGCCACAGAAGCCGATCTTCAGCTTGCGCGAATCCATACCAACCGTTTTCCGAATCTCGCGTTCGAAAAACTCGTGGCTGTAGTCACGCATCTTGCGCAGGTTCCTCGATGTCAGCCAAGGGTGCTTCCAGGGATGCGGATCCCAGCTATGCCAAGCCTCCCGGAACGCGGGGGCGGGCCGCTGCCGCTTAAATATCGCGAGCAATTT from Achromobacter xylosoxidans includes the following:
- a CDS encoding FAD/NAD(P)-binding protein codes for the protein MMECLVGVPDLDRIQAHQIVCHHFPPILSQYAKFFSILPKQPLDLYISRRISKKFANCDHHIFASQSGTPFTMKQITIVGAGFSGSLTAVHLLRGAPIPLHIRLIEQAANQVAKGLAYNTTQTCHLLNVPAGSMSAFPDEPDHFLNWARANCRAETPWVPEISPTAFLPRAWYGLYLAQVLRDAITAAQGRHAIEILTDEVTSVTPSGEGYDVRTRLGAWWHTELCVLALGNFAQMRPADPPVCHRNPWAPDVLETLLKTRQCLLVGSGLTTLDLVVALRTNRYAGKIHIVSRRGLTPQRHRAYGQTAVLDHDALKGGNLRALVREVRQRIATQMDKGGDWRSVIDAMRPHSARLWLSLSLSDRRTFMRHVRPYWDNHRHRTAAPIDDIFRAAMTDGSILLHRARVTGYEVSATGGVTATLRGCGLPPRQLEVDRIVYCTGPEPDLQKLDVPLLRQLFAEGRVQTNPVGFGLATNASGALIDATGQASPALFTIGPPTKGRLWETTAVPELRMQAMALAATLLKQLERLPAPH
- the cysD gene encoding sulfate adenylyltransferase subunit CysD, with the translated sequence MPHLDQLEAESIHIIREAFAESEHPAMLYSVGKDSTVMLHLARKAFYPAPPPFPLLHVDTRWKFREMYQFRDHMARESGIELLVHTNPEAIAKDINPFDHGSALHTDITKTEGLKQALDKFQFDMVFGGARRDEEKSRAKERIFSFRTQTHQWDPKNQRPELWNLYNARKRKGESIRVFPLSNWTELDIWQYIYRENIPVVPLYFAKERPVVVRNGMLLMVDDARMKLLPGEVVEKRKVRFRTLGCYPLTGAIESDAESLSEIILELIGARSSERQGRAIDADASASMEKKKQEGYF
- a CDS encoding class I SAM-dependent methyltransferase; translation: MGGRWTQGFKSRIGQAIRRRLYRVRDRIMGPDPAVAAAVQSEVHTLEERLAERLTYLQNEISEARQYLRFLLGESERYHQWMSQTRASFNTQWDILPEGAHLVTDEAFVTNASQLIETYTQLPAAWFKGKSILDAGCGNGRWAYAFSRLGANVMAVDQSEHGLQNVRRLCEEFPGFRHQAVNLLEPLPFDDQFDLVWSYGVLHHTGDTKRAFDNIVPAVKSDGSMFLMLYGEPFRPGEYGEINTYVQHRRATVAMTFSEKVDYLKGIYPAELVHGYFDAISPAINDLYRYDEILDWLNLCGFSRVTRTLDNRNLHIMAHRKQV
- a CDS encoding glycosyltransferase, which encodes MRDYSHEFFEREIRKTVGMDSRKLKIGFCGNLANNLYLRARALRREGLDIDIFLHPDDKFVMGQPAWEEFDGILEGPATVEELDAAGVCLGKVPGVYARLPDEADTSLPLPFLRDYDKSHFLPYVEGPYRATLRALHGKDVLWGAQSTYLSYLANRPYVVSQTGGDIWLEAARDDMLGHLQRLAYANARVFVVSNPWSYAHARRYGFRNLIYLPMTLDQTQYRPGHGDSRQGWEARSGGNFFVLTTSRLDEKNKGSSLAIEGFAEFAKHCPGARLVAPSWGNDRELAEDALAKLGIADRMVWLPLSGKEKVRDYLRSADVFIDQFVLGYFGAAGLEAMATGLPVIGRTEVAQYEALCETGAPPILQAINAEEVAQALLGLQSNPAMRKQAGEISRKWFLENHGSDLWFPQYQALLNATAANHRVSWRRSPLNAPLGGEELEYHRAGLATAPPFPNYQW